One stretch of Pseudoramibacter sp. DNA includes these proteins:
- the sufU gene encoding Fe-S cluster assembly sulfur transfer protein SufU — MNNRTFYNEVLTEHNLHPAHKHELADANMTCEGLNPSCGDDIWVHLDVDDNGIIQKGAFEGDGCAISQASADMMFDLIIGKTKEEALRLADLFLKMIKEGHLSDEEMEELEEAASLQDIAHMPARVKCAVLGWHTLKEMLTGEADQDNPQPVSTEND; from the coding sequence ATGAATAATCGAACCTTTTACAACGAAGTACTCACAGAGCACAATCTGCATCCGGCGCACAAACATGAACTTGCCGACGCGAACATGACCTGCGAAGGCCTGAACCCGAGCTGCGGCGACGACATCTGGGTGCATCTGGACGTGGACGACAACGGCATCATTCAGAAAGGCGCCTTTGAAGGCGACGGCTGCGCCATTTCCCAGGCCTCCGCGGACATGATGTTTGATTTAATCATCGGAAAAACCAAGGAAGAAGCGCTGCGTTTGGCCGATCTGTTCTTAAAGATGATCAAAGAAGGCCACCTCTCCGACGAAGAAATGGAAGAGCTTGAAGAAGCCGCTTCTCTTCAGGACATCGCCCACATGCCGGCGCGGGTGAAATGCGCGGTATTGGGCTGGCACACGCTGAAGGAAATGCTGACCGGGGAAGCCGATCAGGACAATCCTCAGCCCGTTTCGACGGAAAATGACTGA
- the sufB gene encoding Fe-S cluster assembly protein SufB, with protein sequence MSKEKTYVEDVDRSLYDFRYDESDKDFYKVESGLTPEIVEQISEEKNDPEWMRELRLKSLEIFNEKGMGQWGPPIDGLDMNNIVTYVRPKTKMSANWEDVPKDIKDTFERLGIPQAERKSLAGVGAQYDSELVYHNVRKEVAEQGVVYTDIESALHGPYADMIKDHFMHLITPHDHKFAALHGAVWSGGSFVYVPKGVSVEIPLQSYFRLNAPGAGQFEHTLIIVDEGADLHFIEGCSAPKYNVANLHAGAVELFVGKNARLRYSTIENWSKNMYNLNTKRAKIEEGGKMEWVSGSFGSHVSYLYPMTILNGKGAKMEYTGITFAGKGQNLDTGMKVVHNAPDTTSVVSAKSISKDGGISTYRSSVVVNNKAKGAKSSVSCASLMLDDISRSDTIPAMDVRTQDADVGHEAKIGRISDEAVFYLMSRGISEEDARAMIVSGFADNVSKELPLEYAVEMNNLIRLEMKGTIG encoded by the coding sequence ATGAGCAAAGAAAAAACTTATGTCGAAGACGTCGACCGCTCGCTGTACGATTTCCGTTACGACGAAAGCGACAAGGACTTCTACAAAGTCGAAAGCGGCCTGACGCCTGAAATTGTGGAACAGATTTCAGAAGAAAAGAACGATCCGGAATGGATGCGGGAACTGCGGCTCAAGTCTCTTGAAATTTTCAACGAAAAAGGCATGGGGCAGTGGGGACCGCCTATCGACGGCCTGGACATGAACAACATCGTCACCTACGTGCGCCCGAAGACCAAGATGAGCGCCAACTGGGAAGATGTGCCGAAAGACATCAAAGATACTTTTGAACGGCTGGGAATTCCCCAGGCGGAACGGAAGTCTCTGGCCGGGGTCGGCGCCCAGTACGACTCCGAACTAGTTTACCACAACGTCCGTAAGGAAGTGGCGGAACAGGGCGTCGTCTACACCGATATCGAATCGGCCCTCCATGGGCCTTACGCGGACATGATCAAAGATCATTTCATGCATTTGATCACGCCCCATGACCATAAATTCGCAGCCCTGCACGGGGCGGTGTGGTCCGGCGGCTCTTTCGTGTACGTGCCCAAGGGCGTGTCGGTGGAAATCCCGCTGCAGTCTTATTTCAGACTCAACGCGCCGGGCGCCGGCCAGTTTGAACACACCCTGATCATCGTCGACGAAGGCGCAGACTTGCATTTTATCGAAGGGTGCTCGGCGCCGAAGTACAACGTGGCCAACCTCCACGCCGGCGCCGTGGAACTCTTCGTCGGGAAAAACGCGAGACTGCGCTACTCCACCATCGAAAACTGGTCCAAGAACATGTACAACCTGAACACGAAGCGGGCCAAGATCGAAGAAGGGGGCAAAATGGAATGGGTGTCCGGCTCCTTCGGCTCCCACGTTTCCTATTTGTACCCGATGACCATTTTGAACGGCAAAGGCGCCAAGATGGAATACACCGGCATCACCTTTGCCGGCAAAGGCCAGAACCTCGACACCGGGATGAAGGTGGTGCACAACGCGCCGGACACGACGTCTGTGGTTTCTGCCAAATCCATTTCAAAGGACGGCGGGATTTCCACCTACCGCTCTTCTGTCGTGGTCAACAACAAGGCCAAGGGCGCGAAGTCGTCAGTGAGCTGCGCCTCTCTGATGCTGGATGACATTTCCAGATCCGACACCATTCCGGCCATGGATGTGCGCACCCAGGATGCAGATGTGGGACACGAAGCCAAGATCGGCCGCATCAGCGACGAAGCGGTCTTTTATCTCATGTCCCGGGGCATTTCCGAAGAAGACGCCCGGGCCATGATCGTCAGCGGATTTGCAGACAACGTTTCAAAAGAACTGCCGCTGGAATACGCCGTTGAAATGAACAATCTGATCCGCTTGGAAATGAAAGGAACAATAGGGTGA
- a CDS encoding 4Fe-4S dicluster domain-containing protein has product MSNDGRIISLKHRILYNVAKKAFEGTLEEERDQLPEEIIPGMIPHYRCCVYKEREVVRQRIRLAEGKAPGPVDNGNIIQVIEPACADCPISSYVVTDNCQNCIGKACLSACRFGAIHPGEKRSRIDANKCRECGMCAKACPYNAIAHLVRPCKNSCPVNALTYNEDGLSVIDEEKCIRCGQCIHSCPFGAISTKTSVVDVVNAIKSDTPVYLMIAPAVEGQYGKDITMASWRKAAKEIGFEDFIEVGLGGDLTTAAEAPEWYEAFKKGEKRTTSCCPAFVNLILRHYPENKDNISTALSPMCELSRLIKAEHPGCITVFAGPCTAKKSEVVDQKIPGNADYVLTFSELHAIMKAAGVELEPVEEDYQQASVFGKRYADVGVAQSCIEYLKEQGYPDVDQMKVKSVSGGKACKTTMMMMGKGRLKEDFIEGMACEGGCSHGPHAHDDTRKAMKDRDKMIDDADRRTIKDNLNRFDLTKFNMHREGPLPDPKAGRAE; this is encoded by the coding sequence TTGAGTAACGATGGGCGTATTATTTCGCTGAAGCATAGAATTCTTTACAACGTTGCAAAAAAAGCCTTTGAGGGGACGCTGGAAGAAGAAAGGGATCAGCTGCCGGAAGAAATTATTCCCGGGATGATTCCCCATTACCGCTGCTGCGTTTACAAAGAAAGAGAAGTGGTCCGCCAGCGGATCCGCCTGGCCGAAGGCAAGGCCCCGGGACCTGTGGACAACGGCAATATCATCCAGGTCATCGAACCGGCCTGCGCCGACTGCCCGATTTCCAGCTATGTGGTCACGGACAACTGCCAGAACTGCATCGGCAAAGCCTGCCTCAGTGCCTGCCGCTTCGGAGCGATTCACCCTGGCGAAAAACGCTCCCGCATCGATGCCAACAAATGCCGTGAATGCGGCATGTGCGCGAAGGCCTGCCCGTACAACGCGATCGCCCATTTGGTGCGGCCGTGCAAGAACTCATGCCCGGTCAACGCGCTGACGTACAACGAAGACGGCCTGTCGGTCATCGACGAAGAAAAGTGCATCCGCTGCGGCCAGTGCATCCATTCGTGTCCCTTTGGCGCGATCTCGACGAAAACGTCGGTGGTGGACGTGGTCAACGCCATCAAGAGCGACACGCCGGTATATCTGATGATCGCTCCTGCGGTCGAAGGCCAGTACGGCAAGGACATCACCATGGCCAGCTGGCGGAAGGCTGCGAAGGAAATCGGCTTCGAAGACTTTATCGAAGTGGGTCTCGGCGGCGACCTGACGACAGCGGCTGAAGCGCCGGAATGGTACGAAGCTTTCAAGAAAGGCGAAAAGCGGACGACGTCCTGCTGCCCGGCTTTTGTCAATTTGATTCTGCGCCATTATCCGGAAAACAAGGACAACATTTCGACGGCCCTTTCGCCGATGTGCGAACTGTCCCGCCTGATCAAGGCTGAACATCCGGGATGCATCACCGTTTTCGCCGGCCCGTGCACCGCGAAAAAATCCGAAGTGGTCGATCAGAAAATTCCGGGAAATGCCGATTACGTCTTGACATTTTCTGAACTCCATGCCATCATGAAAGCCGCTGGTGTGGAACTGGAACCGGTCGAAGAAGATTATCAGCAGGCTTCGGTTTTCGGCAAACGCTACGCGGACGTCGGCGTCGCCCAGTCCTGTATCGAATATCTTAAAGAACAGGGCTATCCCGATGTGGATCAGATGAAGGTCAAGAGCGTCAGCGGCGGAAAAGCCTGCAAGACGACCATGATGATGATGGGCAAGGGACGCCTGAAAGAAGACTTTATCGAAGGCATGGCCTGCGAAGGCGGCTGCAGCCACGGCCCCCACGCCCACGATGACACGCGGAAGGCCATGAAAGACCGGGATAAGATGATCGACGATGCAGACCGGCGGACAATCAAGGACAACTTGAACCGTTTCGATCTGACGAAGTTCAACATGCATCGCGAAGGCCCGCTGCCGGATCCGAAAGCCGGACGGGCAGAGTAA
- a CDS encoding aminotransferase class V-fold PLP-dependent enzyme → MGQSTIDVEAVRKEFPVINHTDLAYLDNSATVQKPQCVLDAVTHYYQTENANPFRGLYDLSVAATDAYEDARQKVADFIHAPKKQDIIFTRNASESLNLVAYSMGRYLKIGKGDEILVSIAEHHSNMLPWRMLAQETGATVRYLNCGKDGSLTADDLKAAMTPNTRIVAIAEVSNVLGRVWPIAEFAKICHEQGAIIVVDGAQSVPHTKVDVTAMDCDFFAFSGHKMYAPMGIGVLYGKSEWLNKMPPFMTGGETIDIVTTDRIVWAEVPHRFEAGTVNVGGAVGLAAAIDFMQELGLDQIEARELELTTYAMERLKAIPHVNIIGADEPENHHGIIAFSIDGVHPHDITTILSENHIAVRAGHHCAEPLHHYLGVPSTTRASLTFYNTREEIDRLADTVGQIRKEMGYDE, encoded by the coding sequence ATGGGACAATCGACGATTGATGTAGAAGCGGTTCGCAAAGAATTTCCAGTAATAAATCATACGGATTTGGCGTATCTGGACAATTCGGCGACGGTTCAGAAACCGCAGTGTGTTCTGGATGCGGTGACCCATTATTATCAGACCGAAAACGCCAATCCGTTTCGGGGTCTTTACGATTTGAGCGTCGCCGCCACAGACGCCTACGAAGACGCCCGCCAGAAGGTTGCGGACTTCATCCACGCGCCGAAGAAACAGGACATCATCTTTACCCGCAACGCCAGCGAAAGTCTGAACCTGGTGGCCTACAGCATGGGCCGCTACCTCAAGATCGGCAAAGGCGATGAAATTTTAGTGAGCATCGCGGAACACCATTCCAACATGCTGCCGTGGCGGATGCTGGCGCAGGAAACCGGCGCGACGGTGCGTTATTTGAACTGCGGCAAAGACGGCAGTCTCACAGCTGACGATTTAAAAGCGGCGATGACGCCGAACACTCGAATTGTCGCCATTGCGGAAGTTTCCAATGTGCTGGGACGCGTCTGGCCCATTGCGGAATTTGCCAAGATCTGCCACGAACAAGGCGCGATCATCGTCGTGGACGGCGCCCAGAGCGTGCCCCACACAAAAGTCGACGTGACGGCCATGGACTGCGACTTCTTCGCCTTCTCCGGCCACAAGATGTACGCACCTATGGGCATCGGCGTGCTCTACGGCAAGAGCGAATGGCTGAACAAAATGCCGCCGTTTATGACCGGGGGCGAAACCATCGACATCGTCACCACAGACCGCATCGTCTGGGCCGAAGTGCCGCACCGTTTTGAAGCGGGCACCGTCAACGTCGGCGGCGCTGTGGGACTGGCCGCGGCCATCGACTTCATGCAGGAACTCGGCCTCGATCAGATCGAAGCCCGGGAACTGGAACTGACCACTTACGCGATGGAACGCCTCAAAGCCATTCCCCACGTGAACATTATCGGGGCTGATGAACCGGAAAATCACCACGGGATCATCGCCTTTTCCATTGACGGCGTGCACCCCCACGACATCACAACGATTCTCTCAGAAAACCATATCGCCGTTCGGGCCGGACATCACTGCGCAGAACCGCTGCACCACTATCTTGGCGTACCCTCGACGACCCGGGCGAGCCTGACATTCTACAACACACGGGAAGAAATTGACCGCCTTGCAGATACCGTAGGGCAGATCAGAAAGGAAATGGGATACGATGAATAA
- the sufC gene encoding Fe-S cluster assembly ATPase SufC: MSDPLLKVRQLTVNVEDKEILHQVDLDIAAGETHVLMGPNGAGKSTLGYALMGNPRYEVTGGEVAFDGADLLDQTADQRAKSGLFLSFQNPLEVPGITLGNFIRNAVEQRTGERVRLWNFRKQLEKECEILDMDPSYVDRDLNVGFSGGEKKKAEILQLLMLKPKLAILDETDSGLDVDAVRTVSKGVEEYQKQQDGALLIITHNTGILSSLKVDYTHVLVSGQIVGGGDASLVDEINRDGYEKYEARAKAAE; this comes from the coding sequence ATGTCAGATCCATTATTAAAAGTACGTCAATTGACAGTTAATGTTGAAGATAAAGAAATTTTACATCAGGTCGATTTGGATATCGCAGCCGGAGAAACCCATGTGCTTATGGGGCCAAACGGCGCCGGAAAATCCACCTTGGGCTACGCCCTTATGGGCAACCCCCGCTATGAAGTGACCGGCGGCGAAGTCGCCTTTGACGGCGCTGATCTTTTGGATCAGACAGCAGATCAGCGCGCCAAATCGGGACTGTTCCTGTCTTTCCAGAACCCGCTGGAAGTGCCGGGGATTACCCTGGGCAACTTCATCCGCAACGCCGTTGAACAGCGCACCGGAGAACGGGTCCGTCTGTGGAACTTCAGAAAACAGCTCGAAAAAGAATGCGAAATCCTCGATATGGATCCCAGCTATGTGGACCGGGATCTGAACGTCGGCTTTTCCGGCGGCGAAAAGAAAAAGGCTGAAATCCTGCAGCTGTTAATGCTCAAGCCGAAGCTGGCCATTCTCGACGAAACCGACTCCGGTCTGGACGTCGACGCGGTGCGCACCGTCTCCAAAGGGGTTGAAGAATACCAGAAGCAGCAGGACGGCGCCCTTTTGATCATCACCCACAACACCGGGATTTTAAGCTCCCTGAAAGTGGACTACACCCACGTTCTGGTCAGCGGACAGATCGTCGGCGGCGGCGACGCCTCGCTGGTTGATGAAATCAACCGCGACGGCTACGAAAAATACGAAGCCAGAGCAAAAGCAGCAGAATAA
- a CDS encoding bifunctional lysylphosphatidylglycerol flippase/synthetase MprF has protein sequence MSASKTPKEQRRTKIENGLIYALVVWCAAMLVLSFMPSHMIERRVLAYFEMDRMIQRAISAVLFVAFWHLRRRRHGAWVMTVFFLGLNVVLQCLDLLWRWHQGKAMLPSAVILAVMLFFFIGFQVFRKDFCFPASRRSLKKSLLWITVALAAVVFNAAVTAHFFGGHRYFVGSLGYVLSLLFGGYSKLFTAIRQSGQIANLHVWRFYVFERNCFWFSWFCIVAAVVGIFRPWLIEQNRSEEDLQHARTLLKLYGQNPCSYLTLEDDKTLYFGKNVDGVVPYGISGSTIIINGDPICADEDFPALLSEFKQFCIRAGYDLFFLIVTDHYLKDYKEQGFGICKCGVEARFDLQAYDLHGKKGAKMRMNINHAKRAGVEVREYKPLKQRDMEIEHAFDRITREWLGGKKSSMLVFTMGTVGLDRPLDKRYFYALDQNGEICAFIVYVPFMHNEGYMADVTRRGKNAPGGVMETINYHAFQVFASEGCKYASLGCAPLAGLEPGEQQGSPGVEKLLKFGYDKLNACYGFRDLYQAKKKYSPTWWVPSYFVYLPSPPTPKMYYGMIRIQNPKGMKDYAASILRQAFKKKDR, from the coding sequence ATGTCGGCATCGAAAACGCCAAAAGAACAAAGAAGAACGAAAATAGAAAACGGATTGATTTACGCCCTGGTGGTGTGGTGCGCCGCCATGCTGGTGCTCAGCTTCATGCCGAGCCACATGATTGAGCGGCGGGTGCTCGCGTATTTTGAAATGGACCGGATGATTCAGCGGGCCATCTCAGCGGTGCTGTTCGTGGCTTTCTGGCATTTGAGACGCCGCCGCCACGGCGCATGGGTCATGACGGTTTTCTTTCTGGGGCTCAACGTGGTGCTCCAGTGTCTGGATCTCCTGTGGAGGTGGCATCAGGGCAAGGCGATGCTGCCGTCCGCCGTCATTCTCGCCGTCATGCTCTTTTTCTTCATAGGCTTTCAGGTGTTCCGGAAGGATTTCTGTTTTCCCGCTTCGCGCCGGTCTTTGAAAAAATCGCTGCTGTGGATCACTGTCGCCCTGGCGGCCGTGGTGTTCAACGCCGCCGTGACCGCGCATTTCTTCGGCGGGCACCGTTATTTTGTGGGCAGCCTGGGGTATGTGTTGAGCCTGCTTTTCGGCGGCTATTCCAAGCTTTTTACCGCGATCAGGCAAAGCGGACAGATCGCCAATCTTCACGTCTGGCGCTTTTACGTTTTTGAACGGAATTGTTTCTGGTTCAGCTGGTTCTGCATCGTGGCGGCCGTCGTCGGCATTTTCAGGCCCTGGCTCATCGAGCAGAACCGCAGCGAAGAAGATCTTCAGCACGCCCGGACCCTGCTCAAACTTTACGGCCAGAATCCGTGTTCTTATTTGACCCTTGAAGACGACAAAACCCTTTATTTCGGGAAAAACGTCGACGGCGTGGTGCCTTACGGCATATCGGGTTCGACCATCATCATCAACGGCGACCCCATCTGCGCCGACGAAGACTTTCCGGCGCTGCTCAGTGAATTTAAACAGTTCTGCATCCGGGCGGGCTACGATCTTTTTTTCCTCATTGTGACGGATCATTACCTCAAAGATTACAAAGAACAGGGTTTTGGTATCTGCAAGTGCGGGGTGGAAGCGCGCTTTGATCTTCAGGCCTACGACCTCCACGGGAAAAAGGGCGCGAAAATGCGCATGAACATCAACCACGCGAAGCGGGCCGGCGTCGAAGTCCGGGAATACAAGCCTCTGAAGCAACGCGATATGGAAATCGAACACGCCTTCGACCGCATCACCCGGGAATGGCTCGGGGGCAAAAAGAGTTCGATGCTGGTGTTCACCATGGGCACCGTCGGCCTTGACCGGCCCCTGGACAAGCGCTATTTTTACGCGTTGGATCAGAACGGTGAAATCTGCGCCTTTATCGTCTACGTGCCCTTTATGCACAACGAAGGCTACATGGCGGATGTGACGCGGCGAGGCAAGAACGCTCCGGGGGGCGTCATGGAAACCATCAATTACCACGCCTTTCAGGTTTTTGCTTCAGAAGGCTGCAAGTACGCGAGTCTGGGCTGCGCGCCCCTGGCGGGACTGGAACCCGGCGAACAGCAGGGCAGCCCCGGCGTCGAAAAGCTCCTCAAATTCGGCTACGACAAATTAAACGCCTGCTACGGCTTCCGGGATTTGTACCAGGCCAAGAAAAAATACAGCCCGACCTGGTGGGTGCCGTCCTATTTTGTGTATCTGCCGTCGCCGCCTACACCGAAGATGTATTACGGGATGATCCGCATCCAAAATCCCAAGGGCATGAAAGACTACGCAGCGTCCATTCTCCGGCAGGCCTTTAAAAAGAAGGACCGATGA
- the trpS gene encoding tryptophan--tRNA ligase: MKKIILTGDRPTGRLHVGHYVGSLKERVRLQNSGEFDDIYIMIADAQALTDNAEHPEKVRQNITQVALDYLACGLDPEKSVMFIQSTVPELTELSFYYMNLVTVSRVQRNPTVKAEIKQRGFEASIPMGFFSYPISQAADITAFHATTVPAGEDQEPMIEQCREIVRKFNAVYGETLTEPEIVLPQNAACLRLPGLDGKEKMSKSLGNCIYLSEEPEDIKKKVMSMFTDPNHLRVQDPGQVEGNPVFTYLDAFCEPGDFEAFWPDYANLDEVKAHYRKGGLGDVKVKRFLNDVIQERLRPIRERRKSWEKRLPDVYDMLKANCEKAEGVAAQTLAEVRHAMRIDYFAD; the protein is encoded by the coding sequence ATGAAAAAAATAATTTTGACCGGAGACCGCCCGACCGGCCGGCTGCATGTGGGGCATTACGTTGGGTCTCTTAAAGAACGGGTGAGACTGCAGAATTCCGGCGAATTTGACGACATCTACATCATGATCGCCGACGCCCAGGCCCTCACGGACAATGCCGAACATCCGGAAAAAGTCAGACAGAACATCACCCAGGTGGCCCTGGACTACCTGGCCTGCGGGCTGGACCCGGAAAAATCGGTCATGTTTATTCAGTCCACTGTGCCGGAACTGACGGAGCTGAGCTTTTATTACATGAACCTGGTCACCGTGTCCCGGGTGCAGCGCAACCCGACGGTGAAGGCGGAAATCAAGCAGCGGGGATTTGAAGCCAGCATCCCCATGGGCTTTTTCAGCTATCCTATCAGCCAGGCGGCGGACATCACGGCCTTCCACGCCACGACGGTGCCGGCCGGAGAAGATCAGGAACCGATGATCGAACAGTGCCGGGAAATCGTGCGCAAGTTCAACGCGGTGTACGGGGAAACTTTGACCGAACCGGAAATCGTTCTGCCTCAGAACGCGGCGTGCCTGCGTCTGCCGGGGCTGGACGGCAAGGAAAAAATGAGCAAATCCCTGGGCAACTGCATTTATCTTTCCGAAGAACCGGAAGACATCAAGAAGAAAGTCATGTCCATGTTCACCGACCCCAATCACCTCAGGGTGCAGGATCCGGGACAGGTGGAAGGCAATCCGGTGTTCACTTATCTCGATGCGTTCTGTGAACCCGGCGATTTCGAAGCCTTCTGGCCGGATTACGCGAACCTCGACGAAGTCAAGGCCCATTACAGGAAGGGCGGCCTCGGCGATGTGAAGGTCAAGCGCTTCCTCAACGATGTGATCCAGGAACGGCTGCGTCCGATTCGGGAACGCCGGAAATCATGGGAAAAACGCCTGCCCGATGTGTACGACATGCTGAAGGCGAACTGCGAAAAGGCCGAAGGGGTTGCGGCCCAGACCCTGGCGGAAGTCCGTCACGCGATGCGCATCGATTATTTTGCAGATTAA
- a CDS encoding SufB/SufD family protein has translation MNATQEANSLVVNHLPGQTWNWLKMNDARVAVEASAVPLEAQMDVPKGLSKGQSLAPVGGGMGPDYDRWIQQNAAPQVFQTAEGQKVVQPLKLTYALNGGATGAVACQIDAKADSRLTVIMDFAGQPEGQPGTAAFSTKLHIASGAAVTLVQIHRSGAGQRILNDVGAVLEDGARFDVLHLIMDGSHTYVGCQADLKGDQSYFNADVAYLVQNEDLLDTNYVALHHGKKTESRITSAGVLRDRAQKLFRGTIDFKKGAAGSVGNEKEDVMLMDDTVVNKTIPLILCAEEDVEGNHGATIGKLDDALLFYMESRGMDADEIYEMIAKSKLEAASRLIPDQAVREDVQAYIEAHQVQKK, from the coding sequence ATGAACGCAACACAAGAAGCAAACAGCCTGGTGGTCAACCACCTGCCGGGCCAGACCTGGAACTGGCTGAAAATGAACGACGCCCGGGTTGCCGTCGAAGCCTCAGCCGTGCCTTTGGAAGCGCAGATGGACGTGCCCAAGGGTTTAAGCAAGGGCCAGAGCCTGGCGCCTGTGGGCGGCGGCATGGGGCCGGATTACGACCGCTGGATTCAGCAAAACGCTGCACCGCAGGTGTTTCAGACCGCGGAAGGCCAGAAAGTCGTCCAGCCGCTGAAACTGACTTACGCCCTGAACGGGGGCGCGACAGGGGCCGTGGCCTGCCAGATTGACGCCAAGGCGGACAGCCGCCTCACCGTGATCATGGATTTTGCAGGACAGCCGGAAGGCCAGCCCGGAACGGCGGCCTTTTCGACGAAACTCCATATCGCTTCCGGCGCCGCCGTCACTTTGGTGCAGATTCACCGGAGCGGCGCGGGACAGCGGATTCTGAACGACGTCGGCGCCGTTCTGGAAGACGGCGCCCGCTTTGATGTCCTGCATCTGATCATGGACGGCAGCCACACCTACGTGGGATGCCAGGCCGATTTAAAAGGAGATCAGTCGTACTTTAACGCCGATGTGGCGTATCTGGTTCAGAATGAAGATCTGCTGGATACCAATTACGTGGCCCTTCACCACGGGAAGAAAACCGAAAGCCGCATCACGTCCGCAGGAGTCCTGAGAGACCGCGCCCAGAAGCTTTTCCGGGGCACCATCGACTTCAAGAAAGGCGCTGCGGGCAGCGTCGGCAACGAAAAAGAAGACGTGATGCTCATGGACGACACCGTGGTCAACAAGACCATTCCGCTGATCCTCTGCGCCGAAGAAGATGTGGAAGGCAACCACGGCGCCACCATCGGCAAACTGGACGATGCCCTGCTGTTTTATATGGAAAGCCGCGGCATGGACGCGGACGAAATTTACGAAATGATCGCGAAGTCCAAATTAGAGGCGGCAAGCCGTCTGATTCCGGATCAGGCCGTCCGCGAAGATGTACAGGCATATATCGAAGCGCATCAGGTTCAAAAGAAGTAA
- the pap gene encoding polyphosphate:AMP phosphotransferase: MLKEFIPARRPEDKALNAERKALEKKLGEDQLKITAAKLPVMVVFEGWGAAGKGTVLGKVIKDIDPRFFKVKSFGPPTKEERAYPFIRRYLLDIPENGKFTFFVPYMMEEVTGDVIKGHLDEDGYQQTIDEINTMERSLHDNGTLLIKFFFHLGRKEQKRRIQKLQENADTKWRVDAEDLNENKHYHDYEKLYDRYLSETNQSYAPWVIVDAGTDKKWTELQVLRFITQSIDTALQNKGLAVPILQNRFPLVREPKLAEVSLDGKSLEDGEYRKALKKYQKKLGDLQNRIHRRGIPVIIGYEGWDAAGKGGNIKRVTEALDPRGYTVHPIAAPEPREKNRHYLWRFIEKIPQKGDIAIFDRTWYGRVMVERLEGFCSVNDWQRAYNEINEFEYDLNRWGAVIIKFWLQIDSDTQLKRFKAREADPDKQWKITDEDWRNRDKWSQYEQAVNEMIEKTSTAFAPWHILESCDKNYARVKALKIITEALEHRLAESAH; the protein is encoded by the coding sequence ATGTTAAAGGAATTTATCCCGGCGAGACGGCCGGAAGACAAGGCGTTAAATGCAGAACGCAAGGCGTTGGAAAAGAAGCTGGGGGAAGACCAGCTGAAGATCACGGCGGCCAAGCTGCCGGTAATGGTGGTTTTTGAAGGCTGGGGCGCCGCAGGCAAAGGTACGGTGCTGGGCAAGGTGATCAAGGATATCGATCCCCGGTTTTTCAAAGTGAAATCCTTTGGCCCGCCCACCAAAGAAGAAAGGGCCTATCCCTTTATCCGGCGCTATCTGTTGGATATTCCGGAAAACGGCAAGTTCACGTTTTTCGTCCCGTACATGATGGAAGAAGTGACCGGCGATGTGATAAAGGGGCACCTGGATGAAGACGGGTACCAGCAGACCATCGATGAAATCAACACCATGGAGCGTTCCCTTCACGACAACGGCACCCTGCTGATCAAGTTTTTCTTTCACCTCGGCCGCAAAGAGCAGAAAAGGCGGATTCAGAAACTGCAGGAAAATGCGGACACCAAATGGCGGGTCGATGCGGAAGATTTAAACGAAAACAAGCATTACCACGATTACGAAAAGCTGTACGACCGCTATTTGAGCGAAACCAACCAGTCCTACGCCCCGTGGGTGATCGTGGACGCCGGAACGGACAAAAAGTGGACGGAACTTCAGGTGCTGCGCTTCATTACCCAGAGTATCGACACCGCCCTGCAGAACAAAGGGCTGGCAGTGCCCATTCTCCAGAACCGCTTCCCGCTGGTGCGGGAGCCGAAGCTCGCGGAAGTGTCGCTGGACGGCAAATCTCTGGAAGACGGGGAATACCGGAAAGCACTTAAAAAATATCAGAAAAAGCTGGGGGATCTGCAGAACCGAATTCACCGCCGGGGCATCCCCGTGATCATCGGCTACGAAGGCTGGGACGCCGCAGGGAAGGGCGGCAATATCAAAAGAGTGACCGAAGCCCTGGACCCGCGGGGCTACACCGTGCATCCCATTGCGGCGCCGGAACCCCGCGAAAAGAACCGGCACTATTTGTGGCGCTTCATCGAAAAGATTCCCCAAAAGGGCGATATCGCCATTTTCGACCGGACCTGGTACGGCCGGGTCATGGTCGAACGCTTAGAGGGGTTCTGCTCGGTCAACGACTGGCAGCGGGCCTACAACGAAATCAACGAATTCGAATACGACTTGAACCGCTGGGGCGCCGTGATCATCAAATTCTGGCTGCAGATCGATTCTGACACCCAGCTGAAGCGCTTCAAAGCCCGGGAAGCCGATCCGGACAAGCAGTGGAAAATTACCGATGAAGACTGGCGCAACCGCGACAAATGGTCTCAGTACGAACAGGCCGTCAACGAAATGATCGAAAAGACCAGCACGGCCTTTGCGCCGTGGCACATTCTGGAATCCTGCGACAAAAACTACGCGAGGGTTAAAGCCTTAAAAATTATCACCGAGGCTTTGGAACACCGGCTGGCCGAATCGGCGCATTGA